In Prunus dulcis chromosome 2, ALMONDv2, whole genome shotgun sequence, a single genomic region encodes these proteins:
- the LOC117619869 gene encoding metallothiol transferase FosB, with protein sequence MSKMEEGKLEKPNAKERSKHEEEELPLMALNHVSRLCRNVEESVDFYTKVLGFVKIERPPAFDFDGAWLFNYGIGIHLVHSEDEERLPADTDRLDPVDNHISFQCEDMEAIERKLKDLNIKYIKRSVEDHENKTTIDQLFFNDPDGFMIEMCNCENIKLVPAGPLGNIKLPVDRHTPPVDLNQNIKDANK encoded by the exons ATGTCAAAAATGGAGGAGGGGAAGCTGGAGAAACCAAATGCGAAAGAGAGAAGCAAacacgaagaagaagaacttcCTCTAATGGCGTTGAACCACGTGTCGAGGCTGTGTAGAAATGTGGAGGAGTCGGTGGATTTCTACACCAAAGTTTTGGGGTTCGTTAAGATTGAGAGGCCGCCAGCTTTCGACTTTGATGGTGCTTGGCTATTTAATTATGGAATTGGGATTCACTTGGTGCACTCAGAGGATGAGGAGAGGCTTCCTGCGGATACTGATCGCTTGGATCCCGTGGACAACCACATCTCATTCCAg TGTGAAGACATGGAAGCAATAGAGCGGAAACTGAAGGACCTGAATATAAAGTACATTAAAAGATCAGTGGAGGAtcatgaaaataaaacaacaattGACCAGCTCTTCTTCAATGACCCAGATGGATTCATGATTGAGATGTGCAATTGTGAGAATATCAAGCTTGTTCCTGCAGGTCCCTTGGGGAACATAAAGCTACCAGTTGATAGGCATACTCCTCCTGTTGATCTCAACCAGAATATCAAGGATGCTAATAAATAG